In one window of Fodinibius salicampi DNA:
- a CDS encoding rhodanese-like domain-containing protein, with protein sequence MSKGHSERFITLVNDAKTRIDEISPDEVKDKLDDDNKEDFVLLDVREQDEWDKSHISGAEYLGKGILERDVEEEYPNTDSEIVLYCGGGYRSALAADNLQKMGYTNVKSLKGGFRSWTQAGYPIEKADT encoded by the coding sequence ATGAGTAAAGGTCATTCCGAACGATTCATCACTTTGGTTAACGACGCCAAAACACGTATTGACGAGATTAGTCCGGATGAAGTAAAGGACAAGCTAGATGACGATAATAAAGAAGATTTTGTGCTGCTGGATGTGCGCGAGCAGGATGAATGGGATAAATCCCACATTTCCGGGGCTGAATACCTTGGTAAAGGTATCCTGGAACGGGATGTCGAGGAGGAGTATCCAAATACTGACAGTGAGATCGTACTGTATTGTGGAGGCGGTTATCGTTCCGCGCTGGCGGCTGATAACCTGCAGAAAATGGGCTATACGAATGTAAAGTCACTGAAGGGTGGTTTTCGGTCGTGGACGCAGGCGGGCTACCCCATCGAAAAGGCCGATACCTGA
- a CDS encoding RluA family pseudouridine synthase, translated as MSDRPIKEFKEYHLTVPSEDADGMRLDKYIATCLEKISRTKIQKAIDKDYVTVNGKSEKSSYNIEAGDEIDIRIPIPEPPEAKPQKLDLDIVFEDNDLLIVNKEAGMVVHPAYGNWDGTLVNGLMWHTNEELSNTDKDTVRPGIVHRLDKDTSGILVVAKNDETHRILSKYFRTKDIERNYWAIIWGTPDKEKGTITGNIGRNPNDRKNMTVLPGDKGKEAVTHYEVLEYFDHLTLVKVRLETGRTHQIRVHFANEHHWVFGDQQYGGDAVRYGPNTGSRKQMFQNLMGTLQRQCLHAKTLGFEHPSTGEMVEFDSPLPDDFAHVLQMLQQNCKPTL; from the coding sequence ATGAGTGATCGTCCCATTAAAGAATTTAAAGAATATCATTTGACCGTACCCTCGGAAGATGCAGATGGAATGAGACTGGACAAATACATCGCCACATGCTTAGAAAAAATCTCCCGCACTAAAATTCAAAAAGCGATTGATAAAGATTATGTGACGGTCAACGGTAAAAGCGAGAAATCGTCGTATAATATTGAAGCCGGTGATGAAATAGATATTCGTATCCCCATCCCAGAGCCGCCTGAAGCCAAGCCGCAAAAACTGGATTTGGACATTGTCTTTGAGGATAACGATCTGCTTATCGTCAATAAAGAAGCGGGCATGGTCGTCCACCCGGCCTATGGAAACTGGGACGGTACGCTCGTAAACGGATTAATGTGGCATACAAATGAAGAGCTTTCCAATACGGATAAGGATACCGTACGTCCCGGCATCGTTCATCGACTGGATAAAGATACCAGCGGCATTTTGGTGGTAGCCAAAAACGACGAAACCCACCGGATACTCAGTAAGTACTTCCGGACCAAAGATATAGAGCGGAATTACTGGGCTATTATTTGGGGTACTCCGGATAAGGAAAAGGGTACCATTACTGGCAATATCGGGCGCAACCCGAATGATCGTAAAAACATGACAGTGCTTCCCGGTGACAAAGGCAAAGAGGCCGTAACCCACTACGAGGTGCTGGAATATTTCGATCATCTGACCTTGGTTAAAGTCCGCCTTGAAACGGGCCGTACGCATCAGATACGCGTCCACTTTGCCAATGAGCATCACTGGGTATTTGGGGATCAGCAGTATGGAGGAGACGCCGTGCGGTATGGTCCCAATACCGGCAGTCGTAAGCAGATGTTTCAGAACCTAATGGGGACGCTACAACGACAATGCCTGCATGCCAAAACACTAGGGTTCGAACACCCGTCTACCGGAGAAATGGTGGAGTTTGATTCTCCGCTGCCGGATGATTTCGCCCATGTCCTTCAAATGCTGCAGCAAAATTGCAAGCCTACACTTTAG
- a CDS encoding FAD-binding and (Fe-S)-binding domain-containing protein, with amino-acid sequence MDTESKSSRVNIHTDFQTRRLYANDASSYEELPEGVAFPISPEEIISLVHYANKHNQSITARGAGTSLAGQTTGGGIIMDVGRNMNKILDIDPQKKTADVQPGVIRDTLNREAGKHDLLFGPDTATTNRCMIGGMIGNNSCGIFSIKHQTTREHLLELETVLSDGSQVRFKALTEEELSAKMKLDSLEGKIYREMVELIRNHREAILDNYPHPEIIRRNTGYALDRLCEMQPFNPDGRKFNLAELLCGSEGTLAMTTRAKLNLLPKDSERVMVVPHFPSIRKAMEATVEAVKMEPAAVELVDDIILDATKGNIEQRNNRFFLEGNPKGILIIQFEGNNRKILEQKARNLADRLDKSGHSDTAPIITENDKIERVWNLRKAGLGLLMGLGSKGRTPTFSEDTAVRVADLPDYIDDFQRILDKHNSDCVFYAHASVGELHLRPVINLQEPEEIEKMKTMAEEIADLVRRYRGSLSGEHGDGRARAPYIEKVLGSDMMPLLKKVKQIWDPNNIFNPGKIVDPKPMEADLRYSPSYHRPQVDTHFNWRKEESFADAVELCNGAGVCRKLSESGGTMCPSYMATREEKDSTRGRANLFRQLFSGRDKEAFQSEELNDALDLCLSCKACKSECPANVDMARMKAEFKQGWHEEHRITLGERFFAQAGKLYPIASRFPRLSNWMMKQPAVKELLQQLLGIDKRRDLPAFAESTFMEWFANRPQNDIPETDPHNEVVLLIDIFTNYHEPGIGKAAIRFLESQEYTVIVPDIHEIGRPQISKGMLGHAKTVLDDTLATLSAFASQEIPIVGLEPSETLTIRDEYLDLCDDDQLQTAQQVADHTYTFEEFSANLVQESPKSDPRQKVYVQTHCHAQSLIGSSSIKGALQQAGYQVQIMDAGCCGMAGSFGYERNHYDVSMDVGELRLFPALRSLPEDALICAPGFSCRHQIKDGTNRKAFHPAQILTNIFD; translated from the coding sequence ATGGATACCGAATCAAAGTCTTCGCGAGTTAACATTCATACCGATTTTCAAACCCGTCGGCTCTATGCAAATGATGCCTCCAGCTACGAGGAGCTGCCCGAAGGGGTGGCTTTTCCAATATCCCCCGAGGAGATTATTTCACTGGTACATTACGCCAACAAGCATAACCAATCTATAACGGCCCGGGGGGCTGGTACCAGTCTGGCGGGACAGACCACCGGGGGGGGTATCATTATGGATGTCGGGCGCAATATGAATAAAATCTTGGATATTGACCCGCAAAAAAAAACTGCGGATGTTCAACCCGGCGTCATTCGTGATACCCTCAACAGAGAAGCGGGAAAACACGATTTACTCTTTGGTCCCGATACCGCAACCACCAACCGCTGCATGATCGGCGGGATGATCGGCAATAATTCCTGCGGAATTTTTTCTATTAAACATCAAACAACCCGGGAACACCTGCTGGAGCTGGAGACTGTTTTAAGCGACGGCTCCCAAGTCCGATTCAAAGCTCTTACTGAAGAAGAACTATCCGCCAAGATGAAGCTAGACTCCCTCGAAGGGAAGATCTATCGAGAGATGGTGGAGCTTATTCGCAATCACCGGGAAGCCATCCTGGATAACTATCCCCATCCCGAAATTATCCGCCGCAATACCGGCTACGCGCTGGACAGGCTCTGTGAGATGCAGCCTTTTAATCCCGATGGGAGAAAGTTCAACCTGGCAGAGTTACTCTGCGGCAGTGAGGGCACGCTGGCCATGACAACCCGGGCAAAATTGAATCTATTGCCTAAAGACTCCGAGCGGGTAATGGTGGTACCCCATTTTCCCTCTATCCGGAAGGCTATGGAAGCTACCGTTGAAGCCGTCAAAATGGAACCAGCTGCGGTAGAACTGGTGGATGATATTATTTTAGATGCCACCAAAGGGAATATTGAGCAGCGAAACAACCGCTTTTTTCTGGAGGGAAATCCGAAAGGTATTCTCATCATTCAGTTTGAAGGCAATAACAGAAAAATACTGGAGCAAAAAGCACGGAATCTGGCCGATCGTCTGGACAAAAGTGGTCACAGCGATACCGCTCCCATTATTACAGAGAATGATAAAATTGAGCGAGTTTGGAATCTCCGTAAAGCGGGTCTGGGCCTGCTTATGGGACTTGGTTCCAAAGGACGCACGCCCACTTTTAGTGAGGATACGGCCGTTCGCGTTGCCGACCTGCCCGATTATATAGATGATTTCCAGAGAATACTGGATAAACATAACAGCGACTGCGTCTTCTATGCCCATGCCTCCGTAGGTGAGCTGCACCTGCGCCCCGTCATCAACCTACAGGAACCGGAAGAGATTGAAAAAATGAAAACCATGGCCGAAGAAATAGCCGACCTGGTGCGGAGGTATCGCGGCTCCCTTTCCGGTGAGCACGGAGACGGACGTGCCCGTGCTCCGTATATCGAAAAGGTACTCGGATCAGACATGATGCCTCTCCTAAAAAAGGTGAAGCAGATCTGGGATCCCAATAACATCTTTAATCCCGGAAAAATTGTCGATCCCAAACCTATGGAAGCAGACCTGCGGTACTCCCCCTCCTATCATCGCCCACAGGTAGATACCCATTTTAACTGGCGCAAGGAAGAGAGTTTTGCCGACGCCGTGGAGCTGTGTAACGGGGCTGGTGTCTGCCGCAAGCTCTCGGAAAGCGGCGGAACGATGTGCCCTTCGTATATGGCTACCCGGGAAGAAAAAGATTCTACCCGCGGACGTGCGAACCTTTTCCGCCAGCTTTTTTCAGGGAGGGACAAAGAAGCCTTTCAGTCGGAAGAGCTGAACGATGCCCTTGACCTGTGCCTCAGCTGCAAAGCCTGCAAGAGCGAATGTCCCGCTAATGTAGATATGGCTCGCATGAAAGCCGAGTTTAAGCAGGGATGGCACGAAGAGCACCGCATTACCCTTGGGGAGCGCTTCTTTGCCCAGGCCGGCAAGCTATATCCCATTGCCAGTCGGTTTCCCAGACTATCCAACTGGATGATGAAACAGCCTGCCGTGAAAGAACTACTGCAACAGCTGCTGGGTATTGACAAGCGGAGAGACCTGCCCGCCTTTGCCGAATCTACGTTTATGGAATGGTTTGCGAACCGACCACAGAACGATATCCCCGAAACGGATCCACACAATGAGGTGGTTCTTTTAATCGATATTTTCACCAATTACCATGAGCCCGGAATCGGCAAGGCTGCGATTCGGTTTTTAGAGTCGCAGGAGTATACCGTAATCGTCCCTGACATTCATGAAATAGGGCGGCCCCAAATATCCAAAGGGATGCTCGGTCATGCCAAAACCGTACTGGATGATACCCTCGCGACACTCTCGGCTTTTGCCTCCCAGGAAATTCCCATCGTCGGTCTTGAACCTTCGGAAACCCTGACCATTCGCGATGAATACCTCGATCTCTGTGACGACGACCAGCTACAAACAGCACAACAGGTAGCGGATCATACCTACACCTTTGAAGAATTTTCCGCCAACCTAGTACAAGAATCCCCCAAAAGCGACCCCAGGCAAAAGGTCTATGTCCAAACACACTGCCATGCCCAGTCACTCATAGGAAGCTCCTCCATAAAAGGAGCATTACAACAAGCAGGCTATCAAGTACAAATCATGGATGCTGGCTGTTGTGGCATGGCGGGCAGCTTCGGCTATGAAAGAAACCACTATGATGTTTCAATGGATGTTGGGGAGCTGCGGCTCTTTCCCGCCCTTCGTTCGCTACCCGAAGATGCTTTAATCTGCGCGCCTGGGTTCTCCTGCCGGCATCAAATAAAAGACGGTACCAATCGCAAAGCCTTTCACCCGGCACAAATACTTACCAATATATTCGACTAA
- a CDS encoding TlpA family protein disulfide reductase, whose product MIRNSINGIICALLLAFAVGCGGSGSEQTEQKEQVPEPTTDAGYVEQATFVSLEGDTLSVDQFEGKVVMIDFWETWCKPCLASFPTMQKLVEEYPDDFVVLAVTPGFTDTKKDAQAFAEENDYTFQYAMDTNKLHRKLGVQGIPFKVYVDADGNFIKKSMGSAGPDEDYRILKEIIEEHKDS is encoded by the coding sequence ATGATTAGGAATTCAATAAACGGAATAATTTGTGCTCTCCTCCTTGCTTTTGCTGTAGGCTGCGGAGGCTCAGGATCTGAGCAGACTGAGCAAAAAGAACAGGTTCCCGAACCAACAACCGATGCTGGGTATGTGGAACAGGCAACTTTTGTTTCACTGGAGGGAGATACGTTAAGTGTTGATCAATTCGAAGGGAAAGTGGTAATGATTGATTTCTGGGAAACGTGGTGCAAGCCATGTCTGGCCAGTTTTCCTACGATGCAAAAGCTGGTAGAAGAATATCCGGATGATTTTGTGGTATTGGCTGTAACACCCGGTTTCACAGATACAAAAAAAGATGCTCAGGCATTTGCCGAAGAAAATGATTATACCTTTCAATATGCGATGGATACCAATAAGCTGCATCGAAAATTGGGGGTTCAGGGCATTCCTTTTAAAGTATATGTGGATGCGGACGGCAATTTCATCAAGAAGTCCATGGGAAGTGCCGGTCCTGATGAGGATTATAGAATATTGAAAGAGATTATCGAAGAGCATAAAGATTCGTAA
- the lhgO gene encoding L-2-hydroxyglutarate oxidase, with the protein MTQHDFIIVGAGIVGLSTAYKLLLAYPDVSILVLEKEDKVAAHQTGNNSGVIHSGIYYKPNSYRAKNCVEGRHQLVDFCQEYDVDHEICGKVIVATEEEDIPRLKNIFATGQINGIEGISLIDPPEISEIEPYVSGVKAIHVPCSGIVDYVGVCQTLRSLIEDHGHTVLCGQEVQKVKTQETNIDVYTQKEAFHSKYLINCAGLYSDHVAESAGVVPDLQIVPFRGEYFELKPEVEHFVNGLIYPMPNPAFPFLGVHFTKMVRGAIECGPNAVFAFKREGYDKLSFDLEETIETLNFPGFYNLARKYWKMGLEEWYRSFSKKAFVENLQDLIPAIRLQHLKKSPSGVRAMALKPNGEILNDFQFEVTANEIHVLNAPSPAATAGLAIGDEIVKRAEKAFM; encoded by the coding sequence ATGACACAGCACGATTTTATTATTGTGGGCGCCGGCATTGTAGGGCTCTCAACGGCGTATAAGCTTTTACTGGCCTATCCGGATGTCAGTATCCTCGTACTTGAAAAAGAAGACAAGGTGGCTGCGCATCAGACGGGTAATAATTCCGGAGTTATTCACTCGGGCATCTACTATAAACCCAACAGCTATCGCGCCAAAAACTGTGTGGAAGGGCGCCATCAACTCGTTGACTTTTGCCAGGAATATGATGTAGATCATGAAATATGCGGCAAAGTGATCGTAGCTACAGAGGAAGAAGATATTCCACGGCTCAAAAATATTTTTGCCACCGGACAGATTAATGGGATTGAAGGCATTTCATTAATTGATCCCCCGGAAATATCAGAAATTGAACCCTACGTCAGCGGTGTTAAAGCTATTCACGTACCCTGTTCGGGTATCGTAGATTATGTGGGGGTTTGCCAAACACTTCGTTCGCTGATTGAAGACCATGGACATACCGTTTTATGCGGACAGGAGGTTCAAAAAGTAAAGACTCAGGAAACTAATATTGACGTTTATACCCAAAAGGAAGCCTTCCATAGCAAATACCTGATTAACTGCGCCGGCCTGTACAGCGACCATGTGGCAGAGTCGGCAGGGGTTGTACCGGATCTGCAAATTGTACCTTTTCGGGGAGAATACTTCGAACTAAAACCAGAAGTTGAACACTTCGTAAACGGACTTATTTATCCCATGCCTAATCCGGCCTTCCCATTTCTGGGCGTACACTTCACCAAGATGGTGCGGGGCGCGATTGAGTGCGGTCCCAATGCGGTTTTTGCTTTCAAACGCGAGGGATACGATAAACTTTCGTTTGATCTTGAAGAAACTATCGAAACACTCAATTTTCCAGGATTCTACAATCTGGCGCGAAAATATTGGAAAATGGGGCTCGAAGAATGGTATCGATCTTTTTCCAAGAAAGCGTTTGTAGAAAATTTGCAGGATTTGATTCCTGCGATACGTCTCCAGCATCTAAAAAAATCTCCTTCAGGTGTACGTGCCATGGCTCTAAAACCCAATGGCGAAATCCTGAATGACTTCCAGTTTGAAGTAACCGCCAACGAGATACATGTACTCAATGCGCCAAGTCCGGCGGCTACGGCGGGACTGGCCATCGGTGATGAAATCGTCAAACGTGCAGAGAAGGCCTTTATGTAG
- the recN gene encoding DNA repair protein RecN gives MIKTLYIKDFALIDELEVSFQEGLNILTGQTGAGKSIIIGALNMILGERADTEVIRQGADKAIAEAILEVDDYSEFEQIFEENAVEIRSELILRREIRSSGSRGFINDTPVTISVLREVGDFLVDLHGQHDHQLLLKEENHRSVIDGFEKVISPLKEYRREYHEMKRLQKELRELRKRERDLHEKVELYKFQVQELEEAELDPHEEEELEAEMKLLDNAEELEQKAAAIVEIGEGDELNAVDLLNRMKLHLEDLARIESDFESYLDEITSARITIQEAVQFAERYRSKIEFNPNRLEQLRNRQNELNRLRKKYHRSIPELIEYLHEIRQELNLADNFDLEIEKMEEAIDTQSQVLAEAAQKLHDIREQVGRNVSQQVEEELYDLGIPHANFEVRIDWMFSSEEQGWITVEGQPVECTEHGADEVRLFISTNKGEEPKPLAKIASGGEISRVMLALKSIIAREQSLPVMIFDEIDTGISGEISEKVGRTMRRLSKRCQIIAITHQPQIASQAHKHYRVEKVEEKDRTVSRIKPLDNDEHIHEVATLMSGEEITDAAIESAQELIEKSTFKN, from the coding sequence ATGATAAAGACGCTTTATATAAAAGATTTTGCGCTGATTGATGAACTGGAAGTTTCCTTTCAGGAAGGGCTGAATATACTTACGGGTCAGACCGGCGCCGGAAAGTCTATCATTATCGGGGCGCTGAATATGATTTTGGGAGAACGGGCCGATACCGAGGTGATTCGGCAGGGAGCTGATAAAGCAATAGCCGAAGCCATTCTGGAAGTAGATGATTATTCGGAATTTGAGCAGATATTCGAGGAGAATGCCGTAGAAATCCGATCCGAGCTTATTCTCCGGCGCGAGATCCGTTCCTCCGGAAGCCGCGGCTTTATTAATGATACGCCGGTTACCATTTCTGTATTGAGAGAAGTCGGCGACTTTCTGGTAGATCTGCATGGGCAACACGATCATCAGCTGTTGTTAAAAGAAGAGAACCATCGCAGTGTTATTGATGGTTTTGAAAAGGTCATTTCGCCGTTAAAGGAGTACCGCCGGGAATACCACGAGATGAAAAGATTGCAAAAAGAGCTTCGGGAACTTCGGAAGCGGGAACGTGATCTCCATGAAAAGGTGGAACTCTATAAATTCCAGGTACAGGAGCTGGAAGAGGCTGAGCTCGATCCCCATGAAGAGGAAGAGCTGGAAGCAGAAATGAAATTGTTGGATAATGCCGAAGAGCTGGAGCAAAAGGCGGCTGCAATTGTGGAGATCGGTGAGGGTGATGAACTGAATGCGGTTGACCTGCTAAACCGGATGAAGCTGCATCTTGAGGATCTTGCGCGTATAGAATCTGATTTCGAGAGTTACCTGGATGAAATAACCTCAGCCCGTATTACCATTCAGGAAGCCGTTCAGTTTGCGGAGCGCTATCGCAGCAAAATAGAATTTAATCCCAATCGGCTGGAGCAGCTCCGGAATCGTCAGAATGAGTTGAACCGGTTGCGGAAGAAGTACCACAGAAGTATCCCAGAATTGATTGAGTACCTGCATGAAATACGCCAGGAGCTGAATTTGGCGGATAATTTTGATCTCGAGATTGAAAAAATGGAGGAGGCAATTGATACTCAGTCCCAAGTTCTTGCTGAGGCAGCCCAAAAGCTGCATGATATTCGTGAGCAGGTTGGGCGCAACGTAAGTCAGCAGGTAGAAGAAGAATTGTATGATCTGGGCATACCACACGCGAATTTTGAGGTCCGTATTGACTGGATGTTTTCTTCGGAGGAGCAGGGATGGATTACCGTTGAAGGTCAGCCCGTTGAGTGTACGGAGCATGGAGCAGACGAGGTTCGGCTTTTCATTTCAACCAATAAGGGGGAAGAGCCCAAGCCGCTGGCTAAGATTGCATCCGGAGGAGAGATCAGCCGCGTGATGCTGGCCTTAAAATCAATTATTGCCCGGGAGCAAAGTCTGCCGGTGATGATTTTTGATGAAATTGACACTGGTATCAGCGGTGAAATTTCTGAGAAAGTAGGACGTACGATGCGGCGCTTGTCTAAGCGTTGTCAGATCATCGCCATTACGCATCAGCCGCAGATCGCCAGCCAGGCCCACAAGCATTACCGGGTGGAAAAAGTGGAAGAGAAAGATCGCACAGTCTCCCGAATTAAACCGCTGGATAACGACGAGCATATCCATGAGGTAGCTACCCTGATGAGCGGGGAAGAAATTACGGATGCCGCAATCGAAAGTGCGCAGGAACTTATTGAGAAAAGTACCTTTAAGAACTAA